A window from Streptomyces sp. NBC_00299 encodes these proteins:
- a CDS encoding IS110 family transposase, with the protein MATIWAGIDAGKTHHHCVAIDESGHRLLSRRVTNDEPEILELLTDVVALGDEVTWGIDLADGGAALAITILLNHDQPVLYLSGRAIHRASEGYRGEGKTDAKDAAVIADQARIRRDLHPLRTGDETVTDLKILTNRRTDLVADRTRTVNRLRAHLTSIFPGLERALDLTNTGPLTLLTGYQTPAALRRLGVRRLKAWLRNRSARNADQLAGVAPAPRDSGKVSGNLRRPQRYNRRLQRVFYTSALFSIRGSEESRRFYDRKRAEGKRHTQAVMALARRRVNVIWALLRDGRRYEPVSPTALAA; encoded by the coding sequence ATGGCCACGATCTGGGCCGGCATCGACGCAGGCAAGACCCACCACCACTGCGTCGCGATCGACGAGAGCGGCCATCGGCTGCTATCCCGACGCGTCACCAACGACGAACCTGAAATCCTCGAACTTCTCACCGACGTAGTGGCCCTGGGCGACGAGGTGACCTGGGGAATCGACCTTGCCGACGGCGGAGCCGCCCTGGCCATCACGATCCTCCTCAACCACGACCAGCCAGTGCTCTACCTCTCCGGCCGAGCCATCCACCGCGCCTCCGAGGGCTACCGCGGTGAGGGCAAGACCGACGCCAAGGACGCGGCTGTCATCGCGGACCAGGCCCGGATCCGTCGTGACCTGCATCCTTTACGCACCGGCGACGAGACTGTGACCGACCTCAAGATCCTCACCAACCGGCGGACGGACCTGGTGGCCGACCGCACCCGCACCGTCAACCGGCTCCGGGCTCATCTCACCAGCATTTTCCCCGGGTTGGAGCGAGCGCTCGACCTCACCAACACTGGCCCGCTCACCCTGTTGACTGGCTACCAGACCCCAGCCGCCCTCCGGCGCCTCGGCGTCAGGCGCCTTAAGGCCTGGCTGCGCAACCGCAGTGCTCGCAACGCCGATCAACTTGCCGGCGTCGCTCCGGCACCACGGGACTCCGGGAAGGTCAGCGGCAACCTGCGGCGGCCCCAGCGATACAATCGAAGACTCCAACGCGTCTTCTACACCTCAGCGTTGTTCAGCATCCGAGGGTCCGAGGAGTCCCGCCGGTTCTACGATCGCAAACGAGCCGAAGGTAAACGCCACACCCAGGCCGTCATGGCACTCGCCCGCCGTCGCGTCAACGTGATCTGGGCTCTCCTCCGCGATGGACGGCGTTACGAGCCCGTGTCACCGACCGCTCTCGCGGCTTGA
- a CDS encoding SCO5918 family protein, whose product MRCVIARFPFELTKGGVLESMKGVKPEPVTGESVIIGRRHYPLKQVGQVITRQDRRDFSAAEVLRAMTQLGFTCRTLPKAAPPGILGSLQHASAMLGTPVTV is encoded by the coding sequence ATGCGTTGCGTCATCGCCCGCTTCCCCTTCGAGCTCACCAAGGGCGGCGTGCTGGAATCGATGAAGGGCGTCAAGCCCGAACCGGTCACCGGCGAGTCGGTGATCATCGGCCGTCGCCACTACCCGCTCAAGCAGGTCGGCCAGGTCATCACCCGACAGGACCGCCGTGACTTCAGCGCCGCCGAAGTCCTCCGGGCCATGACACAGCTTGGCTTCACCTGCCGCACCCTCCCTAAGGCCGCGCCTCCGGGCATCCTCGGCTCGCTGCAGCACGCCTCCGCGATGCTCGGCACCCCCGTCACGGTCTGA